From a region of the Rhinopithecus roxellana isolate Shanxi Qingling chromosome 8, ASM756505v1, whole genome shotgun sequence genome:
- the LOC115899253 gene encoding late cornified envelope protein 2D-like, whose product MSCQQNQQQCQPPPKCPPKCTPKCPPKCPPKCPPQCPAPCSPAVSSCCGPSSGGCCGSSSGGCCSSGSGGCCMSHHRPRLFHRRRHQSPDCCESESSGGSGCCHSSGGCC is encoded by the coding sequence ATGTCTTGCCAGCAAAACCAGCAGCAGTGCCAGCCCCCTCCCAAGTGTCCTCCCAAGTGTACCCCAAAATGTCCACCTAAGTGTCCCCCCAAATGCCCACCCCAGTGCCCAGCTCCATGTTCCCCTGCAGTCTCTTcctgctgtggtcccagctctggGGGCTGCTGTGGCTCCAGCTCTGGGGGTTGCTGCAGTTCTGGGAGTGGTGGCTgctgcatgagccaccacaggcCCCGCCTCTTCCACCGGCGCCGGCACCAGAGCCCAGATTGCTGTGAGAGTGAATCTTCTGGGGGCTCTGGCTGCTGCCACAGCTCTGGGGGCTGCTGCTGA